The region ggggagggaatAATTCTTTTCTAGAGATTGCCTATCTCAAAGTCCCAAAGTAGATGGAAAGAAAAGGATTTCTGATGAACTTCGTCTAGAAAAGGGAGGATGGAATGAAGGTAGAAAAGGCAGAATTACAGCTGAACAAGGACAACGATGAATCTGGGGGTCTTCTCTCAGAGCAGGGATGGGAAACGggagaacaaaggaaaagcaagGTGGGACATTTGGGTTTAGATGGCCCCAAGGCCCAGCTTCCCATTATAAGCCATATAGGCCAGGGATGCCCAGGAAGGTGTGCATGCAGGATATCTGGCCTGGGTAGCTGGTACTGAGTGGCAAGGGCTGAGGGGCCTCCTGACGGTGACATTCACCCCAGGGCAGCTTGACCATTGCTGGCTCCTCAGGCATTATCCCATTTGGAATGTGAATGTGGGAGCAAAGTGGGCACAGGACCCTACCTGGGAATCTTCTTCCCTCAAAGTCAGTGGGGAACTAGCACCTACCGAAGCACCCACATGGGTATTTATATCTGAACCAGACAGAAAGACGCTTGAATCAGGCACTATGttgagaaatgtatttatttgctaatatatttATCCATAAATGAGGTCTGGTCTTGTGGTTTTGTTCTCTCATGACTGTCACTCAGGGTAACAAATTCATCTTCTCCATtgacagaaataaattatttctggTATCAGAGGCTAGGCTCTGATTTATGAAAGGACAGGACAGAGTGGTAGACTAGGTAACAAGAATTGATTTGTAAGCCCCTAAAAACGATTTGGTGAGATAAGGGAAGGGGGAAGCATGACAAGATTCACACTGTGGTCCAGTCGTTATCAGACTTATTGTACTTTTCACTTCACACATTCTTATGATGCTTCAGtgactttgtgaccttgggcaaatattCTGTGCCTCACTTTTTTCCGCCCATAAAATAGGCCTACTTCACAGAGTGGTTGCAGGGCTCCCATGAGATAAGCGTGAAAGTATGTTTGGAAAGTATCCAGTGACAGGGAACATTCTAACCCCAGTCACAGAACCCATCTGAACACACGCCCCCCTTGAAAAAGCTCTGTTTCAGTTGGGACGCCTGGTTGGGAGGATAGAACAGTAGGGCCTGAAACTACTGAAACTATCCCAGAGCTCCAATCCTGATAAACACAAATGACTGTGCTCTGCCTCCCCACGGGACTACGGTTGAGGATCAAGAGCTGGTGCTATGTTGGTATGAATtccacagagcctggggcagcctCTGCTCTCATCCTCACAAAGCACATTTCCCCCTCTGCTTCTCCAGGACAGGTTTCCTAGGGGGTGGTCATTGTCTGTTGCCCAGTTTTGAACAGGAGAGCAAAGAAACATCCAGCTTGCTATAGggtgaaatcaaaacaaaacaaaacaaaacaaaacacaatctcCAATCCCCTACAGATATTCTGAAGTAAAGGACCTGTGTCTAAATGCTGCACGAAACAAATTATCAGCTGGAACAAGGAAAGTAcgtaaagagttttaaaaaataatgggccTGGTATCCGCCATGGGCTCACAAGCCAGCATTCCCGTGGACGGCGAATGGAAACCCTTTACTGCTCTCAGGAAAGAAAGGGGCCGTCCCTGATTTTCCTCTCTGCAGAGATAATCCAGATGGAGACAGTGGACTCTGGCCCTGCGCTTTTAAAACgggaagacaaaaaagaatcTCGGCTGACATCTGGGATCCTCCTAAGGGGACCGGCGGCCGGCTGCCAGCGGCCTAGATCAAACGGCCCGCCCCGCCGGGAGTTCCGGCCGGAGCCGCGGCGCGCTCCCGCGCAGGCGCCAGccccgccacccctcccccacgggCCCTACCCACAGGCGCAACTGCCTTCCCGGCCTCGCCCTCGCGCCCGCCCAGGTGGCGGGTGCGCGCGCCGGCCCAGGTGACTCCCGGCCGGCCCCGCCTCCAGGCGGGAGAAACCATCTCCTTgaccggggggggaggggggcgggggagagagagagaggcgtgAGTCCGCGGCTCCCCACACCGGAACAGGAAGTGCGGAAAACCGGAAGTGGAAGGCATTCTGGGTAAATCGCTGTTTACTTCCTGCGGCTGAGGAGGCCGTGGCCCAAATCTTTGCTGTTCATTTGTCGGAGAGGATGGCCCTGGAGACGGTGCCGAAGGACCTACGGCATCTACGGGCTTGTTTGCTGTGTTCTCTGGTCAAGGTGTCCTTCGGGGAGGCGGTTGTAGGGGCGATGGGGTATCAAGGTGGGGGAAAAGGTGGAACGGAGCTGAGGGATAGCGAAGGGAAAAGTAGGGTCCAGGACCCCGGGGGTTGGCAGGGGATGTGGGAAGCTGCTGGAGGCCGTTGTTTAAGTCGGGAGGAACGCAGGCAGTCTTACATGATTTTGAATCCTCAGCACACAGGTCTGATCCTTAACAGACATTCAGTGAACTTCTGTTGAAGCCGAAGGCCACTGGGATTCAGAGGAGGGTGGGGATCTGCAGCTGAGGGAGTAGTCGGAGAGGATGCCTGACCCTGAGGAGACTAGGGAAAGGAGTAGGTAAAACATAGCTGGTAATAAGAGAGGGAGGACTGTGAGGGTGGAACTTTAGCAATGGGGCTGTGGGAGTGGTGGGTGGGGAATCTGATGAGACAGAGTCAACATAGGGAGGCTTCTACTTGACCAGGTAGAAGTATGGAGAAAGCTACTTCCTTTTTTGGCCTTGTTTATGCtcactccttctccctcttttccctctcctaGACTATAGACCAGTTTGAATATGACGGATGTGACAATTGTGATGCATACCTTCAGATGAAGGGTAACCGGGAGATGGTATATGACTGCACCAGTTCTTCCTTTGATGGGTAAGCCCCTTTAGAGTCCTTTGttacacccacccccaccccaccccatcccaccaaGTAAATGTGAGGCAGACTTTTGAGACCATAATCCTAGTTGTTCTCAAAGTTATTTTGAGACATAGTAGTCCTGTGCTGTCCAGTACAGTTGCTACTAGCTATGTGTGGCATTGAGCACTtcaaatgtggctagtccaaactgAGGTTTGCTCATACTGCAAAATATGCACTAGATTGACAAGACTTAGAAcgagaaaaaagaatataaaatattttaatttttcaaatattaattacaTGCCAAAGTGATAATTCTTTGGATATACTGGGTTAAATGAGATATGGTATTGAAgttaatttcatctttttgtctttACTCATAAacatggctactagaaaatttaaaatgacttgtgtggttttcattatatttctgcCGTACAGTTCTTCATTAAAGACGGTCAGCTCATTGTTGGTAGGGACTGTGTTTATCTTGTGCACCATGATTTGGCACAGGGCCTGGAAGGTGGCAAATggctaataaatgtttgttgaatgcatgaaGATCCTTTCTGAAGATGAAGGTCAGGTAGAGTAATGGTAAATTATCGCCCGAAAGCTGTTCCCTTTAGATATGTCTAAGAGAACCTGTAAGAAAAATTTTCCCTTAGTGAGATTGTCcaatggggagaaagggaagtgaGAGTAACATAAGTAGCCAGGtctccatttttcccccaagGTAGGAGCCAAGGGGCAGTATTTTGGGGGGGTTCAGGAGATACTTTAAAGTGTCTCTTGGTCTCCAGGCCAATTGAAGATTTATACACAGACTAGGCTCAAACCCAGTACCTGCTGAACCTTCAAGATGGGGCCAACTCCATCCcctctttgatttcctttaaGGAAACATGAAGAATTGGGCAAAAAAGATGTTGTCATGGAATCTTACTTCctacacatgcatgtgcatagGCAGAATCTTCAGTCCCTTCGATTATTTGTTTGCACTGTAACAAAATTgctaacaaatgaataaaagaactCCCATTTACAGGTAACGTACTGTGTTGGCTGCTCTGAAGGATGTCAAGAGTCACACAGTGATGTATTTACTAGTAAGAGATGCAGTGTAAAGTTTTgcatgttagaatttttttttttaaagttgtaagaTATGTGTGAcagaaaatttaccatttttaagtgtagaattcagtggcattaagtatattcacactgttgtgcagccatcaccaccatccatctacAGAACTTTTTTCATCTCCTCATTTCCCCCTCCGCAGAGCCCcaggcaactaccattctactttctttatgaatttgcacttgatcttagccaaaaggccgagaagcgattgaATTTGAAGTATACTGTAGGTGCTTCATATAAgcggaatcatacaatatttgtccttttgtaactggctcatttcacttagtgtaatgtcttcaaggtttatctATATTGTAGCATGTCAGAAGCATTTTTTAAGCTGAATAATACCAtttttgtatataccacattttatctatGTGtcgatagacacttgggttgcttctgtcttttggctgttatgaataatgctgctgtgagcatgGCTTTACGAATATCTGATCAGGTCCCTGCCTTCActtctttggggtatatatatccagaagtggaattgctgagttctATGTTTAGTATTTCGAGGAACCGTCAGACTGTTTTTCGTAGTGgcagcaccattttacattcccaccaccagtttCTCTACACCCtacccaacacttgttattttttgttttatgttttgttttggttttgatagaaGCTACCCTATTGGGTGTGGagtgatatctctttgtggttttgatcgTCTTTCCCTAATCATTGGTGATGTCTTTTGCTAATCAGTTGTgatgtacttattggccatttgtgtatcttcttcagaaaaaaatgtctgttcaggtcctttgcccacttttgaATCAGGTTATTTGGCTGTTGAATTGTTGGGAGTTATTTGTGTATTCCCTGTGCATATTAGGTTTTGGAGAATGGGTATGTCAAAGGCTAATGGAGATCAGAGGAAGGCCAGATGAACTCAGCCAGAAGCAGAGGAGATAGCATATGAATCAGGCTCTTAAAGAAGTACAGGTTTTTTGAGGAAGGTGAGGTGAGACAGCATTTTAGAAAAAGCATTCTAAACAAGGGAATGACTTGAGCAAAATCAGGGGTGGGAAAACTAGGGTATGTTTGGAGAATGGTGGGAATTCTGTTTAGATTGAATCATAAGGTTGGGTAACAGACACTATAGGGCTAGAAAGATTGGTTGTGAAGGACAGAGGAGAATATAGTTTTGGTCAGGAGAATGGCCTGCATATGTGTCTGCTGCACATCAGTCTGCCAGGCCAGGGCAAGTATTACCCTGCGTAACCACCCTGGAGAATGGGATCAGTTCCACTCAGTGTGTGACTGAGAATGTAGGATTCGGATGGGGAGGAAGGCCCCCCAAATAAGAATCCAAGATTGTTGCCAAGAGAAGAGGGAATGGTTATTGAGGAGGTAATCAACAAATGTCAGTGTCTAGAACAGACCTGTCACAATAGGCAATCACTAAGCATTTGATTGAATCAACAAATGGCAGAAATGACCTCTGTAAGCTTCTGAAAGTACCTGATGTTTACATGTCAAGCCCAAAAGGCAGGCTTCTAGCTCTTCAGTAGCCTTTCTGTTGCCTGTGCTCTAGAATCAGAGGTATCCTAGGAAAAACTATTAGGATAATAAGGAGAGTTAATGTTTATTCAGCACCTATTCTGTGCTAGGTGCTTTTCATGTATTAGCTTGGTCTTTGAGTTTCATATGTGTGTTAGGCTGCACAGCTCATTAGAGGCAGATCTTGGCCCAGTCTAACTTATTTCTGGTAGGAGGACCCATTGTTTTCATTCACCCTCTGCCTTTGCATTAAGGCCAGCCCCCTAGTGGTCATGTTGGTTGTAATCAGAAGAGCTGGTTTCCCCGGGAGTCTGGGCTAAAGATGTTTTTGAGCCTGGTGAAGCTAGTCCTTTGGGGATGATGACTGACTTGTGATTGGCGGGCAAAGAAACTTTTTCAGTACTAACTTTTGGTCAGCTCCTTCGCAGCATTAGAAGTCACTTTCTCCTGCTTTCTAGCAGAGACTCAATACTTGgctttttcctgtgtttcttctcCCAGAACTATTTTGCTGGCCTGTAGCAGAGTAACGTGGGCAGTTTCCTCCATCGCTCTTCTCTAGTGGGCAAGGCTCAGCGtgacttctgtttctttccctttcccagaaTCATTGCGATGATGAGTCCAGAGGACAGCTGGGTGTCTAAGTGGCAGCGAGTCAGTAagttctcccttctccttttccttctcctagTTGTGTTGTTTCTGTCCCTTGGGTTCAGTGGGGGAGTCTTAAATCATTGGGTACGTGTCCTCAGAGTGAGAAAGATGAGAGTGTCCCGTCCCCTGTCATTTAACACTGTAGCCAAAAGAGGTGATTGCTCTTCTCGCGGCGCTGCAGCATTTCTTTCGTTTTGAGCTTAAACCTCCATTTGGTCTTTAGACTTAACTTACTCTCACTGCcatcccttttcttctctcttaggTAACTTTAAGCCGGGTGTGTATGCAGTGTCAGTCACTGGTCGTCTACCCCAaggtaataataatcataatagcaGCTGATACTCATTTACTGTGCCAAGTGCTGAGGAAGTCCTTCTTGTGATTGCACGCTAGTCCTCACACCTCTGTGAgggaactgagacacagagaggttaaataacttgtccaaggtcacctgCTAGTTAAGTAAGGAggtagaatttgaacccaggcatttCGGCTCCAGAACCCTTGGTTTCAATGACTACAACGTGTC is a window of Prionailurus viverrinus isolate Anna chromosome E1, UM_Priviv_1.0, whole genome shotgun sequence DNA encoding:
- the SUPT4H1 gene encoding transcription elongation factor SPT4 codes for the protein MALETVPKDLRHLRACLLCSLVKTIDQFEYDGCDNCDAYLQMKGNREMVYDCTSSSFDGIIAMMSPEDSWVSKWQRVSNFKPGVYAVSVTGRLPQGIVRELKSRGVAYKSRDTAIKT